One genomic window of Phycisphaerales bacterium includes the following:
- a CDS encoding MBL fold metallo-hydrolase, with amino-acid sequence MPNAKHLATPMTYRCTLLRAGRLLLDAGGMFGLIPRVVWETMVDPDERHRVELHHNCLWLVGTKDDPELGRPRQVIIEAGTGDKLDPKMAGIFGLDGRTVETALTEAGGDPAKIDDVVISHLHFDHAGGLTRRLRPGETADWTAGPKQASGDASEVKLTFPNATVHVQEKEWHTALAGDSVMTRTYYADHLAPIEDRLSLHDSPRPFEPGRVPHKDEHPALPWERRTTTILPGIKVFLTPGHTWGQQATWFTDEQDRAVVFVPDVMPTAWHAGKAYSLAYDVEPYTSMVSKGWLLREASERGWTLMLDHEPGDPWRRVEPNGKGWFALKPAEGR; translated from the coding sequence ATGCCCAACGCAAAGCATCTCGCGACGCCCATGACCTATCGATGCACCCTGCTGCGCGCCGGACGGCTGTTGCTCGACGCCGGCGGCATGTTCGGCCTCATCCCTCGCGTGGTGTGGGAGACGATGGTCGACCCCGACGAACGGCACCGCGTCGAGCTGCACCACAACTGCCTGTGGCTGGTGGGCACGAAGGACGATCCGGAACTCGGGCGGCCCCGACAGGTCATCATCGAAGCGGGCACGGGCGACAAGCTCGATCCCAAGATGGCCGGCATCTTCGGGCTCGACGGGCGCACGGTCGAGACGGCGCTCACCGAGGCCGGCGGCGACCCGGCGAAGATCGACGACGTCGTCATCAGCCACCTGCACTTCGACCACGCCGGCGGGCTCACGCGCCGGCTGCGACCCGGCGAGACGGCCGACTGGACCGCCGGCCCGAAGCAGGCCAGCGGCGACGCGAGCGAGGTGAAGCTGACGTTCCCCAACGCCACCGTCCACGTCCAGGAAAAGGAGTGGCACACCGCGCTCGCCGGCGACTCGGTGATGACCAGGACCTACTACGCCGACCACCTCGCCCCGATCGAGGACAGGCTCAGTCTGCACGACTCGCCGCGTCCCTTCGAGCCCGGCCGCGTGCCGCACAAGGACGAGCACCCCGCCTTGCCCTGGGAGCGGCGGACCACGACCATCCTGCCGGGCATCAAGGTGTTCCTCACGCCCGGGCACACGTGGGGGCAGCAGGCGACGTGGTTTACCGACGAGCAGGACCGGGCGGTCGTGTTTGTGCCCGACGTCATGCCCACGGCCTGGCACGCGGGCAAGGCCTACAGCCTGGCGTACGACGTCGAGCCCTATACGAGCATGGTCAGCAAGGGCTGGCTGCTGCGAGAGGCGAGCGAGCGCGGGTGGACCCTGATGCTCGACCACGAGCCGGGCGATCCGTGGCGTCGCGTCGAGCCCAACGGCAAGGGCTGGTTCGCCCTGAAACCGGCCGAAGGACGGTGA